A segment of the Panacibacter ginsenosidivorans genome:
TTTCCAGCTATCGCATTAAGGTTTTGCTTTTCTCCGGCAACCAGGTCAATTATTTTTCGTCTTGTTGGATCTGCTATTGCCTGGAATACATCGCGTCTTGTTTCCATAATATGCAAGTAAGTGCTTGCAAATATAAATGCAAGTATTTACTTGCGCAAATTTTTTCTATAATTTTTTTAGAGAATGATCTGCCGAATATAGTTATACAGTAAAAGTGTGCGACGCAACAAAAGCTCAATGCTTATCCAGAAGCTAAGTCCATAAAAACACTAACACACTTTACCTTTTGAATCTTTATCTACTAGCTCAGTAAAAGTGTCGCTTTTATCTTCTTCAGGTCTGTCTTTACAGGGAAAATCTTTTTCTATAACAATATCAAGTACCTCGTCTGCATTAATGTGGATGAGTTTGTAGATGCCGACTTCATCAGTATCGAGCCAGTCATTGGCTTTTATAATAGGAAGATGTATGGTTATTTTATTATCAGAAAAAGCTGGAGTTATTTCAGAAATATCTGTAATACGCAATTCATAAGTAAGCACCTCATTTGGAAATGCTACTTCATCTTTTACAAAACCATGTTGCTTCAAATGTTGCAATTCAGATTTACGGATGCGAAAACGGATGGACTTATTTTCAAAACGCAATTTCATGATCACAGATTTCTACAAATTTACGACTGAATAATTCTTTCTTCACCGCAATAAATATTGAAGCTGTTATTTTTAAGAAACCCAATGATAGTCATGCCATTTTTTGCTGCAAGTTCTACTGCCAAACTCGACGGTGCACCGATTGCACAAACCACCGGAATACCCGCTGTTAAAGACTTTTGTACTAACTCATAACCAAGCCTGCCACTAAATAAAACGACATGTTCTTTAAGTGGCAATAGATTTTTGAATAGCATCGTACCAACCAATTTATCCATTGCATTATGTCTGCCAACATCTTCACATATATGTATCAACTCAGCATTTCCATTGATCAATGCGACTGCATGTGAGCCACCTGTTTGTGTAAAAATATTTTGTGACGTGTTTAATAATTGCGGCAGTTGATATAATTGTTGAGCGTTTATTTGAAAGTTGTTATTCAACGGAGCAAATACCTGTTGCGAAATTATATCAGCATTTGTTTTACCGCAAAATCCGCAGGAAGCAGCAGAAACAAAATTTCTTTTTTTACTTTCTATATCTACATACACATGATAGGCAAGTTCCACGAGTATTACAGATTCGTCAGCTACGTTGCCGATGTGTTTTATGGATATGATATCAGAAGCATGCTGTATAAACCCTTCGCAAAATAAAAATCCTGCAACAAGGTTTTTGTCATCGCCGGGTGTCCGCATGGTTACAGAAAGTGATTCCTGTATCCTGGTATTTTCAGTGCTATATTCAATAACGATCTGCAAAGGAGACTCTTCAACTATGCAATCTTCTTTTTGCGTAGTGCTTCCGTTTCCGATTTTATGTATAGCTATATTTTTTGTGCCCGTCATCTTATTGAAATAAAATTATAACCATTTACTTAAACTTCTTAAACTCTCTGCATTGTGCACCGGCGCAAATACATTAATGAAAGGTAATGCAGCCTTCATGCCGGCTACATGCGGTTGGTAATCTGAATAGCCCGCCAGTGGGTTTAACCAAATCACTTTTTTACTTCTGTTATGAATAGTTTCCATGCTTTGCTGTAAAAGATCAATATCGCCGGTATCCCAACCATCACTCATAATAATTACAATAGTTTTTTTATCAAGGTATTTTATTGCATAGTCTTTCACAAACGCATGCAGGCTTTTACCGATTCTTGTACCGCCACTCCAGCCTTCATTCTGCGTACTCAATACACGCATGGCTGCATGAAAATCATTTTGTTTAAGAAGTTGTGTAATATGTTGCAGCGAAGTACTGAATGCAAATGTTTCTACGCGTTTATACACCTGCTGAAATGCATACACGAATTGTAATAAAAAAGCTGCATATAATTCCATAGAGCGGCTTACATCGCAAATCACGACAAGCTTTGTACGATTCTTTTTTGGTTTACGAAATGCAAGTTCTAATAACTCTCCGCCGCGCCGCATATTTTTTCTTAATGTTCTTCTGAGATCAGGAAGATTAATTCGGTTATCTTTTTCATAGCGCCGATTTATATGCGCCGCCAATCTCCTGGATAATGCTTTGATGTTACGCATCAGTTCGTCTACTTCATCATCGGGCACATCTGCAAAGTTTTTCTGTGATAAACTTTCATACAAACTATATGATGCAACTTCCTCCAATTCTTCGCTACGGTTGCCATTGAGCCATGCTTTCAATGATTTAAAAGATGCATCTTTTATTGTTGGTTTTACAATTGGCTGTTGTTGAGATTTCAATTTTGAATCAACCGCACTTGCCAGTTCTTTCCAGTATTGATTGAACAACTCATCAAACTCATTCAACTGTGCATGACTTCTGCATAGAATTGCTTTCAAGGCTGTCCTGAAAATATCTTTATTACTGTAGTCGATAAATGCCAGCGCCTGCAATGCAAGTGCTTCTTCTTCTATGCTTATGGTGAAATTTTTCTGCCGCAGAAAGCGACAGAATTGTATAATGTTCTTTGAGAGAGATGTTTGGCGCTGTATCATTAATAGCTCTATTTTATTTGAAGCTCATTTTTTTCAATAGATAGATATTGAGGAACTGTATCCTTCGCATTTCTAAAAATAACAAGCTCCTTTTAAATTCATTTTTGTAGAATTTAGCAGTTCTTATAATGGCAAAATCATAAGAATCTTTAACGCTATGAGAGTTTATATTTTTAAATTTAATAGTATCACCTGATAAATAATATTCACCATTTATTTCACTTATGCCAAAGCAAATACTCCTTTCGTAGAACTTGTTATTATCTTTTAATTTGAATGTTGTCGTGCAGTTTGCAGCGCCTTCTGCGCCTGCGATTAATAAATCCCTGCCTTGCAAAGAATCGAAGTCAATTATTCCTGAAGGCTTATAGGCAGTAAGTCCGAGAACTGTAATTAATATAAAAATTAAAATTATCCTTGCCCTTACTTTGAATTTCTCTTTTACTGCAAATGCAATATTCCTAAAAAGAATAAATAAAAGAATGAAAAAAACAAGAATCAAAATCAATATTGAAGGCATCACCAAAATCCCAAGAAAACTTTCCCAGTAATATGTAGTGCTAACTAGAAAGAAGAAGATAATTGAAACTAAAACGACCAAAATAAAATTCTTATTTTTCATCGTTTAAAGATTATCTAATTTGGAAATAACGCCGATTCTTTCCATCAGATCACTTAAAGACATTTGCACCTGTCTTGTATCACGCCAGTCTTTTAAAACAACACCAAGTGTTTGTTCAATAATATTTTTATCGAGGTAATCAATATGCAATGAAGAAAGTGCCATTGCCCAATCAAGCGTTTCTGCAATGCCGGGAACTTTTTCGAGTTTCATTAGACGTAACTGTTGCATAAATTTTGTGATCTGCTCTGCAAGTTTTACATCAATACCATTTACTTTATTCTTTACAATCAGGTATTCTTTTTCAAAATCAGGATAATCTATGTAGAGGTATAAGCAGCGTCTGCGCAATGCTTCACTTAGTTCTCTTGTTCTGTTGCCTGTTAAAATTACTTGTGGAATATTAGTTGCTTTGATTGTTCCAATTTCTGGTATTGTTATTTGCCAGTCGCTTAATACTTCCAATAAAAAACTTTCGAACTCCTCATCGCTTCTGTCAATTTCATCAATCAGCAATACAGGTTTTTTTTCCTGTGTAATGGCCTGCAGCAATGGGCGTTTCATTAAGAATGCATCACCAAAAATCGTTTGCTCTTTTTCATCAATGCTCTGCGATGTGTGCTCCGTCATTTTTAAATGCAGCAATTGCTTTTGATAATTCCATTCATACAAAGCATGTGTAGCATCAAGCCCTTCATAACATTGTAATCTTATCAAATCAGTTTGCAAAGCTTTCGCCATTACTTTTGCGATCTCTGTTTTTCCTACACCTGCAGGACCTTCAATCAATAATGGTTTATTTAATTGCAATGAAAGAAACACAGACATAGCCACACTTTCATCAGTTATATATCCCTGCTGAAAAAGCATTTGTTTAATATCGTTCAGTTGGATCATGATCGTGAATGGTAAATATTTTTTGTACAGCAAATGTGTTTCATGGCATCGTCTGTTGTGTCACTCACTTGTACGTTCCGAAATTAATAAACAATTGAAACACGAATTTTGTATGACGAATTACACGAATTGGCTTTATGTTTCTTTGACTTTTATTGCTGAATAAAGAACTAAACGTACAAGAGTGCGACGCAACGAAGTTTCATAGTAGTAATGAAGCTGGGTTCATAAAAAAATTAACCTCCAATCGTTGCCATACTTTCATGTACAGGTCCTTTTTCATTTCTTAAACGCTCTGCCACAAAACCATCTTTCGCACGGTGGCTGATTGAATTTAGTAACTGCTGAGCAATCTCTTCATCGCTTAAACCATTGCGCATAAGGTCTTTCAGGTTCAATACACCGCCGTCATACAAGCAGGTATTGAGCATGCCCTGCGGCGTTAAACGAATACGGTTGCATGTACCACAAAACGTTCGTGAATACGCAGCAATAATACCAACGTTGCCGCGATGATTTGGAATATGATAATTATATGAAGTGCTATGCGGTGCATCAACAAGCTTCTCTATGTTTGGAAATTGTTCCTGTATCTTTCTTAATATGCGCATATAGTGCCAGTGCAGATGCGAATAATGATTACCTTCTCCATTAAAAGGCATCTCCTCAATAAAACGCACACTCACAGGAAGATTTTTTGTAAGCTCAACAAGCGGAATAATGTCATCAATATTTTTTCCATCCATCACCACAGCATTGATCTTTACATCAATATCATGTTTCAACAATTGTTCCAACGTTTCAAGTACAGCAGGTAATTCATCTCTTCTTGTGATGGTGAAAAATTTGTTACGGTCAAGTGTATCCATACTAAGATTGACAGACTTTACACCTATCTTTTTTAGTTCAGGAACATGTGGTGCAGTCAATACACCATTCGTTGTAAGTGTTAGTTGCTTTAAGCCATTCAGCTTTGAAAGTGAAGTAAGCAATTGCATGATATCTTTTCTTACAAATGGCTCGCCACCGGTAATGCGAATCTTTTCAACACCCATACTTACCATTAAAGAACAGATGCGCAACATTTCTTCATAGCTCATCAGCTCTGAGCGTGAAAGCCAGTCAAGACCATGTTCAGGCATACAATAAAAGCATCGTAGATTGCAGCGATCTGTTACTGCAAGCCGTACGTAATTTATTTTTCTGCCGTGGTTATCTGTAAGCAATGTTTATTCCCTTTTTATGAATTTCCGTAAATAGTTCCTTCTCTCAAACGCAGACTAGTGCCATTTCTTTTTGCAAAAACACTGCGGATCTCTGCGCAGATAGATAAAGCAATTTCTTCGGGTGTTGCTGCGCCAATATCCAAACCCGCAGGAGCAAAGATACGCTGCATATTTTCTTCATTTAGGCTGTTGCCTTCATTTGCCATCACATCAAACATTTTCCGGCTTCGTTTGCGTGGACCAAGCATACCGATATACCTCGTGTTTGTCGCCAGTACTTTTTGCAGATTTTGCAGATCTGTTTTGTAATCATGCGCCATCAATACAACTGCTGAATATGCATCAATCAAAGGATTTTCTTCGCTTTTATTATTAATGACCTTTGCCCCAATTGAAAAAAGTGCTTTGTTTGCTTTTTGGATATTCATCACCACTGTTACATCCCATCCTAACTCTCTTGCACACCTTGCCATAGGATAGATATCGTAGTTGCCACCGTATAAAATAAGATGTGTTACAGGGAATAAAACTTCAATGAAAACTCTTACACTCTCTTCATTATAATTAACGGTTACAGAAGCCTGCTTGTTTAAGCATTGATGAATTTCCTCTTCAACCGCTGCGGTAATATTCGCTAAAGGAAAATCTTTACTGAATTGTTCCCGGGTTTCATAAACTATGGTTTTGCCAAGAACATCTTTTTGGGTGCCGGATGTAATAGAAACAACAGCTTTTGGCTTCCTTATTTCTGTAAGTGCAGACAGTAGTTCAACCGGGTTGTTTTTATCTTCTTTATGCAGGGGTGTAAACAACACATCAATAATTCCATTACATCCCAAACCAACACCTATCTGTGCGCCGTCATCCTGTGTTGTGTCATAAGTAATGATGGAAGGTTTGTCCTGCACAATTGCTTTTTGTGATCTTCTCAACGCATCGCCTTCCAGGCAGCCACCGCTGATACCACCAAGATAATTACCATTATCAAGTACAAGCATTCTTGCGCCTGACCTTCTATATGATGATCCTTCTACTCTTGCAACCGTTGCCAATGCGGCCTTAGTAGTTGCAAAATCAATTCCTTTGTAAGCATCAATAATCGCTTTAATTTCTTTCATCTCTGTTCTTTTCAAAAACTAAACTAATAATCCGGAAAAGAAAAACGCTTGAACAATCCTATCAAAATTTAAATATGAAGGGATTTGCGGAATTGAGCCGGTGTTAAACCAGTGCGCCTTTTAAACATTTTTAGAAAATAATTGAGGTTATTGAAACCGCAGGCAAAACTGATCTCCGTAATACTATAATCTGCGGCCTGCAGCATCATTTTTGCCACCCTTATGCGTTGTTCATTTATATAATCTACAGGAGACATCCCGAATTGCTGTTTAAAACATCGGAAAAAATGTGGCTCGCTCATGTACGCTTCCCGGCTGAGTGTTTTTACTGAAATATTTTCCTGCAGGTGTTTTTGAATATAATCGGCCACATGTGCAAAGCGATTGCTGGTGTTATGCTTTTTGCTATTATCCAACAATGTATGTCTGGCCTGTGTCTGCATCAAACGCACTACCAGTTCCTGGAGTACCAGGTTGGCAAAAAAATCTTTGGCCTCATTTTTTTCTGTACAAATAAGCACCAGCCTGTTTAGCAATTGATTGATCATAGCATCATTTACAAAACGGCTGCCATTTGCGTTATAACTCCAGCCATTTAAGCTATCGGTTAAGGGATATTTTTCATTTAGCTTGCTGCAAAATGCAGCTATTTTTTCCGGGGAAATGGCAAGCTTCAAACATTCAACAGGTTCCTGCGGAGTTGCTTCGGGAAAATCAATATAGCAGGTTTGCCCCGGTGTAAGAATCATACTTTCACCAGCTAAAAATTCAAAAGATGGTTTGTCATCAATATGTATAATTTTCTTCCCTCTTATCATACTTGCCAGTACGGGTATATTGAATTGAAATGCCACATCACGAATCGTTTCATGCGTTTCATAAATACTCAGTTCAGCCTGGTCAAGTGTATAGGCCGTGCGGTTTTCCACCACCTGCTCCAGCTTGCGGATCTGCAAATGTTTATTAATATTCAAAGCTGCTTTTTTCATAAGCCATACTTCAAAGCGTAATTTATGATTTCCCTTTTAATAAAAAGTGGCTATTGTGTGATGATATTTTTTGTACGCAGACCATTGTTTTTTATGGCATCGGTTGTTGTGTCACTCACTTGTACACCTGCTTTTACATGGCTGCAGTAAAAAATGATAGCATCATTCATATTTTTAATACAATCGTTATTGTTTTTTCATAACTTAATACTGAATTTGCTGCAACGAATGCTTGCCCATAATAAGGCCGTTGCTACGCTTTCTTAACACTTATAACCTCTCTTCCATGCTTCTTACAGGCAAACATGTGGTAAATGCAGTACCCGCAAAGGTTTGGCAGATGCTCATGAATACAGATACGCTTGCGCGTATCGTTCCGGGTATATCCAAACTGGAAAAGAACGGCGACAATTCATACATCTCTACCATCTCCATGAAACTTGGCCCGGTGAGCAGTTCCTTTACAGGCAACCTGCAAATGGAAGATATAGAACAGGAAAAAGGCTTTACGCTAAAAGTTCAGCAAAACAGCAAGATCGGCAATGCAAATGCAGCTATAAAAATCGGGTTGACCCCCGTTGCAGACACACAAACAGAAGTATCTTTTGAAGGAGACGTAAAATTATCGGGGATGCTGGCTAGTATGGGACAACGTGTATTAGGCGGTGTTGCAAACACGTTGAGTAAGCAGTTTTTTACAAATATGGAAAAGGAACTTGCTGAATAAAATTCCGGAGGATGAAGTGCTTGCGACGCAACCGGCGATGCC
Coding sequences within it:
- a CDS encoding DUF7009 family protein; translation: MKLRFENKSIRFRIRKSELQHLKQHGFVKDEVAFPNEVLTYELRITDISEITPAFSDNKITIHLPIIKANDWLDTDEVGIYKLIHINADEVLDIVIEKDFPCKDRPEEDKSDTFTELVDKDSKGKVC
- the fdhD gene encoding formate dehydrogenase accessory sulfurtransferase FdhD, encoding MTGTKNIAIHKIGNGSTTQKEDCIVEESPLQIVIEYSTENTRIQESLSVTMRTPGDDKNLVAGFLFCEGFIQHASDIISIKHIGNVADESVILVELAYHVYVDIESKKRNFVSAASCGFCGKTNADIISQQVFAPLNNNFQINAQQLYQLPQLLNTSQNIFTQTGGSHAVALINGNAELIHICEDVGRHNAMDKLVGTMLFKNLLPLKEHVVLFSGRLGYELVQKSLTAGIPVVCAIGAPSSLAVELAAKNGMTIIGFLKNNSFNIYCGEERIIQS
- a CDS encoding vWA domain-containing protein yields the protein MIQRQTSLSKNIIQFCRFLRQKNFTISIEEEALALQALAFIDYSNKDIFRTALKAILCRSHAQLNEFDELFNQYWKELASAVDSKLKSQQQPIVKPTIKDASFKSLKAWLNGNRSEELEEVASYSLYESLSQKNFADVPDDEVDELMRNIKALSRRLAAHINRRYEKDNRINLPDLRRTLRKNMRRGGELLELAFRKPKKNRTKLVVICDVSRSMELYAAFLLQFVYAFQQVYKRVETFAFSTSLQHITQLLKQNDFHAAMRVLSTQNEGWSGGTRIGKSLHAFVKDYAIKYLDKKTIVIIMSDGWDTGDIDLLQQSMETIHNRSKKVIWLNPLAGYSDYQPHVAGMKAALPFINVFAPVHNAESLRSLSKWL
- a CDS encoding AAA family ATPase; translation: MIQLNDIKQMLFQQGYITDESVAMSVFLSLQLNKPLLIEGPAGVGKTEIAKVMAKALQTDLIRLQCYEGLDATHALYEWNYQKQLLHLKMTEHTSQSIDEKEQTIFGDAFLMKRPLLQAITQEKKPVLLIDEIDRSDEEFESFLLEVLSDWQITIPEIGTIKATNIPQVILTGNRTRELSEALRRRCLYLYIDYPDFEKEYLIVKNKVNGIDVKLAEQITKFMQQLRLMKLEKVPGIAETLDWAMALSSLHIDYLDKNIIEQTLGVVLKDWRDTRQVQMSLSDLMERIGVISKLDNL
- the moaA gene encoding GTP 3',8-cyclase MoaA gives rise to the protein MLTDNHGRKINYVRLAVTDRCNLRCFYCMPEHGLDWLSRSELMSYEEMLRICSLMVSMGVEKIRITGGEPFVRKDIMQLLTSLSKLNGLKQLTLTTNGVLTAPHVPELKKIGVKSVNLSMDTLDRNKFFTITRRDELPAVLETLEQLLKHDIDVKINAVVMDGKNIDDIIPLVELTKNLPVSVRFIEEMPFNGEGNHYSHLHWHYMRILRKIQEQFPNIEKLVDAPHSTSYNYHIPNHRGNVGIIAAYSRTFCGTCNRIRLTPQGMLNTCLYDGGVLNLKDLMRNGLSDEEIAQQLLNSISHRAKDGFVAERLRNEKGPVHESMATIGG
- a CDS encoding XdhC family protein, encoding MKEIKAIIDAYKGIDFATTKAALATVARVEGSSYRRSGARMLVLDNGNYLGGISGGCLEGDALRRSQKAIVQDKPSIITYDTTQDDGAQIGVGLGCNGIIDVLFTPLHKEDKNNPVELLSALTEIRKPKAVVSITSGTQKDVLGKTIVYETREQFSKDFPLANITAAVEEEIHQCLNKQASVTVNYNEESVRVFIEVLFPVTHLILYGGNYDIYPMARCARELGWDVTVVMNIQKANKALFSIGAKVINNKSEENPLIDAYSAVVLMAHDYKTDLQNLQKVLATNTRYIGMLGPRKRSRKMFDVMANEGNSLNEENMQRIFAPAGLDIGAATPEEIALSICAEIRSVFAKRNGTSLRLREGTIYGNS
- a CDS encoding AraC family transcriptional regulator, with protein sequence MKKAALNINKHLQIRKLEQVVENRTAYTLDQAELSIYETHETIRDVAFQFNIPVLASMIRGKKIIHIDDKPSFEFLAGESMILTPGQTCYIDFPEATPQEPVECLKLAISPEKIAAFCSKLNEKYPLTDSLNGWSYNANGSRFVNDAMINQLLNRLVLICTEKNEAKDFFANLVLQELVVRLMQTQARHTLLDNSKKHNTSNRFAHVADYIQKHLQENISVKTLSREAYMSEPHFFRCFKQQFGMSPVDYINEQRIRVAKMMLQAADYSITEISFACGFNNLNYFLKMFKRRTGLTPAQFRKSLHI
- a CDS encoding CoxG family protein — encoded protein: MLLTGKHVVNAVPAKVWQMLMNTDTLARIVPGISKLEKNGDNSYISTISMKLGPVSSSFTGNLQMEDIEQEKGFTLKVQQNSKIGNANAAIKIGLTPVADTQTEVSFEGDVKLSGMLASMGQRVLGGVANTLSKQFFTNMEKELAE